In Vespa velutina chromosome 1, iVesVel2.1, whole genome shotgun sequence, the genomic stretch TCTGTTATAGTTATGTTCACTGCTATGGCACCGCAAAGGCAGTGTCAAATTTGcaggtaagaaaaataataataagtttgttaatgatttcttttaattatatatatatatatacatatatatacatgttttcAGACATGCAAATGACGAATTCACAATAGTTGCAAATTCATTCCGGTATTCTCAGTCTTATTCGAATAAGTTGTTTTTTGCATCTGTAGATTTCGATGAAGGATCAGACGTTTTTCAAATggtattaaatacaaatatacatgcAATAATCAGCttgtaaatatgaaatataaaaatgacaaaatataAAGACACAAaactatccttttttttttttttttagatgagATTGAATACTGCTccggtatatatacattttccaGCGAAAGGTAAACCAAAACCAGCTGATACTATGGATATACAAAGAGTTGGTTTTGCCGCAGAAGCAATAGCAAAGTGGATATCAGAACGTACCGATATTCAggtaattatttcttataagcttgtgtaataaaatatttattgataacaattatttcttatagatAAACATATTCAGGCCACCAAACTACTCTGGCACAGTAACTTTGATAATGTTCTCGGTTCTGATTGGAGTATTCCTATATGTTAGGCGtaataatttagatttaatttataataaaacaatttggGCTCTTGGTGCATTAGTaagcttattttatttttctttacttttattaatagaacgattcatttcattaaaattgatcTTCTTATAGTTTTTCACTCTTACAATGATATCGGGACAAATGTGGAATCATATCAGAGGACCTCCATTTATCCACAAATCAGCTAATGGAAATATGGCATATATCCATGGGTCATCCCAAGGTCAATTTGTATTAGAAACTTATATTGTTATGGTTTTAAGTatccttttaatttaataaacataataagtTAGTtgttaagtatatataatataccttaacaaaaataataagatggaGCAGTGGTATTAGGAATGATTCTAATGACCGAAGCTGCTACAAGGAAAGGTGATGTtaaaaaacgaagaatattTGCTGTGATAGGCTTTGGATTAGTTGCTATTTTCTTTAGTCTACTTTTATCCATATTTAAGAACAAGGCACAAGGGTATCCATACAGGTTTGTCAAGacacacacatttattatatatatttacatacaatctatatttgtttgatcaattatttattttctattttgcaAATAGCTATATTACATATTCTTGGAGTATGATagtatatgtttgtataatcTAGAAAGATACTATCATACTCCATGTTATGTATTTGAAAGTATTTACTTTAAATCCCCTTCCAGTGAAGATTAATTGGTCTGTTACAGGTTGCTGTTTAAATGAACAGATATTTTACAGAAAAATAAGGTTTGTATAAGTCCCATTTTTGTGAGAATTTTTATCTTGCCATGATCTCATTGGCCTCACAAATGCATATTATGGTACACGAGTTATAGtgatgataaagaaatgatacataatttattgttGAATTTTTGCACACGTTTGAAGGCTAAAAAGTTGTTACAAAAGAATGATGTATCTTAGCCTAATCAATCTTTCTATAAATGTTGTACGATAATTATCAAgttcatacattttttatgtaaagtaaaatatgttaatatatgaCTATTAATAgtcatacaaattttttaaacaaaagataatcagaataaaaaattacttatttacagagtttgatataaaaaattactgGAAATTTAAAACTGCCTTTAAACTGAAATTTATCTgcttaaattatatcatttatgagTTCTTCCAAATCTATACAggtaaagtaaaaagagaaaaaacaaaccaTTATGAACGATTGAGGCAGAAGTTGaatcaacaataaaaaaaatttatgtaaataacaCATGTAAGGATACTGATTGTATTCAAAAGATAAGTgtaattaaaactttttggTTTTTATTTTGAGGCAattcttcaaaatattttgataccATCTGTGAATCCTTAaagtataaacaaaaaaaaaaaagaacaactaTCCTACTATAATTAACTAAATATCCTACCATAATTAACTAAACTATAAACGTAACAGgaataaatagattatatgTCGATAgacatatttgatatatattactatcgaatgaatttattggatatattattaaaattgaaatagatTTATTCTTTAGTTTCGAGTTTAATAGTTCGATATTAGATCACGTGGCGCTAGTgtcttattaatttcatatgaaTGCTGATcagtaatattagtaatatacaaataagtgataaaaaaaaattaaatcttaattCCCCACCCCTCCCTCGAGATTTATTTACACGACTAATGTATGTCAATATTTGTATTACTCGTGTTatctatcgtatttttattagagttagggaatttttataaaatataaccaGACATATAGAAATGTTCATTAGTTATATCGTAGTAATCTTTTGTCGATTTAAAACCCACACTGTATAAAGATTATCTCTCATTATTGGAAAAGGGTAGAAACAGGGAGTGGAAAGGAGAGGGGGTTGAATTCATTTGCaacaatgaaatatctttgtatgtttagtaattaattagcggatgcatttaattaattctaacgAACGGATGGTAGAAgattgtatttaaattatgtGCTATCATTATCGCTTTTTCTCTAGACGTAGTTTCCGGTTTAAATCAAGAGTCCCGTCTAAAAGCATTAGCGTTAAGTCGTTATCTGTGGTCGATACTTATCGCGtcaactatatacatacatgcctTCCTCAGTCTTAACCGCGAATGTgcggaaaattttttttagttgTTTATACAGAGTATACAGggcaaatattaatttttaatagctTACTAAATGTTGCAACGGAATAGTGacattactataattattttgttttatcctATACGACCTTGGaaataaatgcaaatataATGCCTTTAGCGAATCTGACGGTTCCTTGGACTGAACAACATGTAAATGAAAAGGTAAgataattcattgattttattatttaataaattgttaaacgtattttaattcaatttcaatattacctttcatcgattatataggatgattttagaaaatatttatttttatttaacaacaatatatatatatatatatatatatatatatatatatttttttttttacacatatatatatatatatatatattttacatattatatatatatatgtatatttaaataacaagcTGTGCCaacgatataattttgtttgtttagcAGGGATTAGAAATTCTGTCAGATGAGAACCAGGAAGAAACAATGATTACTCAAGAAAACCTTATTGAGTCTCGCTCAAATGGGTGTTCCGAGTCGCATGAAATTGAGGTTCGTGAGGTGGTTCGAGATGGACACGAAAAAGCAGATCCGTCTCACTTTGAACTATTAAAAGTACTTGGTCAAGGCTCTTTTGGCAAGGTATAAAGTCAAACTTTTATctgtctattttattattatttttttttttttattatttctcttcatttctttttgcaattgattacacacacacacacatatatatatatatatatatatatatatatatatatatatacattcattcgTTTAGGTATTTTTAGTACGGAAAGTTGTGGGAAAGGATAACGGCACACTATATGCTATGAAGGTTCTTAAAAAGGCGACTTTAAAAggtatcttttttataattaaaagattaatatttccTTCATTATTGTTCAGTCTAATTGTTATATCATGGTACCTTAGTCAGAGACAGAGTAAGaacaaaaatggaaagaaatatattggtGGATGTGGAGCATCCATTCATTGTTCGACTACACTATGCATTCCAGACAGAGGGCAAACTGTACTTGATCTTAGACTTCCTAAAGGGTGGTGATCTTTTTACAAGACTATCCAAAGAGGTTATTGAACAAGCTAACTAGATACAACTTGTATGATtacttttcattcaattttcattttctatcaatgaatatttttttttttttgtggttgcacaatttattcaatttgtatatatgtacataatattgacaaatatttaatatatcttgaTTGATAACAACTATCATATATGTTCTTTTCAATACCATGtctttttcatagaaattgaaattattactattctagaaataaatttacagGTCATGTTCACGGAAGAGgatgtaaaattttatcttgCTGAACTTGCACTTGCATTGGATCATATACATAAACTTGGTATAATATATCGTGATTTAAAACCGGAAAAGTTTGTATTTCATTAAAGTAAATTGATattacattttgaaaaatatcatttcatttatttcttattttattttctctgacAGCATTTTATTGGACACTGAAGGGCATATCTCTTTAACTGATTTTGGATTAAGTAAACAATCATTGGATAATTCTAAAGCATATTCATTTTGTGGTACAATTGAATATATGGCACCGGAAATCGTTAATCGAAAAGGGCATTCTTATGCTGCGGATTGGTGGAGCTTTGGTATACTTTTGGTGagttattaaaaaagttttctagaaaacatttaaattcatttatatcttattttttaaataaataataatttgcagTTTGAGATGTTGACGGGTGCACTTCCATTCCAAGGTGCGAATAGAAAGGAAACTATGACACAAATATTAAAAGCAAAGCTTATCATGCCTTCTAATATCTCATTGGAAGCCCGTGCATTATTACGAGTATTATTCAAAAGAAATCCAGCAAATAGACTTGGATCTGGTAATgtctaaatatttattttcaattttctaatgaaagtatatttatatcttgtgcgagtattttatttgatttgttttCATACATTCACTTAGGTAgtgtagaagaaataaaaaaccatATCTTTTTTGGAACCATTGATTGGGATGCTCTTTATAGGAAAGAGATAAGACCGCCTTTCAAGCCAGCTGTTAGTCAAGAAGATGatgcattttattttgatagtGAATTTACGTGTAAAACACCTAAAGGTAATAatgtacaattttcttttttcctttatagttctttttttcctctttttttctctttatgttAATGTTTGAAATCGTTGATTAGCTTAAAGAATTGGCcaagtatatattttgtatttgaaaagatattattattatttttagattctCCTGCTGTACCTCCTAGCGCAAATGCTCATGAATTGTTTCGTGGCTTTAGCTTTGTTGCACCTTGTTTATTAGAAGATCATACAAAAACTCCAGAGTACAAAAACTGTGATAGTATTAGTAATACTTTCCCAGCTTATGTCAATCCTATTTTAGTAACCGATGAATATGAATTTAAGCAGGAGATAGGTAAAGGAACTTATAGTACCGTTTACCTTGCAGTTCATAAGGCAACTAAAACTGAATATGCTATTAAGGTAAattatatgcatgtataaatatataatgagaaattttatattttataattattaaattttatatttattatatgtaattaagaTTGGTCGTAAAATAGGTGATTGAAAAAGCAAAACGGGATCCTtcggaagaaatagaaatattgttACGATACGGAAGGCATCCACATATCGTATCTCTAAGGACCGTTCATGAAGACGATAGACGAGTTTATCTTGTATTAGAATTATTGCGAGGTGGTGAACTTCTTGATCGATTGTTACAAAGACGTAATTTTACAGAAAGAGAAGCTGCCGAGGTGATATATACAATTACCAGTGTAGTTCATTATTTACATGAAAATGGAGTAAGTATTTATAccgttttataattaattatttctattgataataaatattaataatctgaATGTCAAATGTTTCAGGTAGTTCATCGTGATTTGAAACCATCAAATATATTGTTTTCAAAACCTGGTGGCGATCCAAGtacattatgtatatgtgatcTTGGCTTTGCTAAACAATTACGTGCAGAAAATGGTTTATTAATGACACCATGTTATACGGCCAATTTTGTTGCACCTGAAGTATTAAAACGGCAAGGATATGATACAGCTTGTGATATTTGGTCTTTAggtgttttattatatattatgttagcCGGGTATGAAACTGATTgctttggaaatatttattatgtaataatgaagcataaaatcaaatgtattattatgtaattattttgttcCAGATACACCCCTTTCCGAAACAGTCCAGGAGATAGTGCAACCGATATACTTGATCATATTGGACCTGGGTATATAGATGTAGAAAGTGGAGTATGGTGTCAAATATCAATGGAAGCCAAAGAATTGGTGAAGAGAATGTTACACGTTGATCCTAATCGTAGGCCTACAGCagctttaattttaaaatatccttGGATTGCAAATCGTCATCACCTTCCACAAAAAATGTTACCTGATATCAGTACAGATCCACATAGTTTaaaggtattttttttttttttttttttattgtgcgatcgttcttatttttattttatatattaaaattttatagatgGCCGTTGCAGCGACATACAAAGCTATGTCAAATAGTCCAAGATTACCTCATATTGGGCCTGTTGTTTTGTCAGAATTAGCCCGTCGTAGAACACAAGGTAAACCAGGTCCTacagaaatttaaaattaaattttaagatacgttgaaaaaaaatgataaaagaaaaaaaaaagaagaaaaaagaaaaaagaaaaaaaagaaaaaaaagaacaagaaagaagagagaaaggaaggaattaaaaatatctaaaagaaTCTTAAAAGGGCAAATTTTGACATGTACAAGCGAGATAATTTAAAgtacaagaagaaagaagctAAATGTTTCTATTGGCACTATCACtgttattattcaattaattatgtaCAAAATGTGTGAGAAGCGTTTACTACAAATCAGTGACAGTGAACTTAATGTGATacttatttatacttttcattttcatttagtACCTCTGCGTActtttatgtacgtatatattgcCATACATagacatttaaaaatgatctaaTATTAATGCCTAAATCTTTAAGTTTTAGTCAAAGATTCctatattcttaaaaaagaaaacaaaaaaaaaaaacccccctttttaaatatatttcctaCGTCGATCTTGCTAAATAAGACTATATAAGTCTATAAGTGAATGTAAATCTAAATATAACagaagattatattttattgatatgaATGTAGTATTATTCGTGCAatgttgaaatataattaggTATATAATgatctattataaattaaaattttctttatgagCTTTAAACACTTCTAtagtaatagagaaaaattattcatttacagTCTCTTATCAGCTTTAATactatgtaaaatatttcaatattaataaaattatcccAGAAATATTCAACATCTATTGAAATCAATGTTTTAcgattttatatacgtatgtatatatttattaacatatatgaAATGCTAatgtttgaataattaaaattaattaatatcgtaggactgtttaaatttaaattgtaaatttgaACGTCGAAACATATTTTAGATGacaattattttcgttcgttcaaacggtgacgtttttttttttttttttttaatgctgtgattaatcttttatttatatttcataagtagaacgtatataagaatatatatgaatcgagtaaaataaaagatgccACGTAGGATTTGGCTCCTAAACAATGATAaacaataaaagtatatataagataaataagaatGAGAACCTAAGTGACTTTGACATTCGTTATGTCAGTCTACTCTCGGATTCCGTCGAGTAAGCATCGTTGGCTGTATCTATTATgcaaacatataatataaattataattttcaaaagcaatacaaacgtattataataaatctatattattacCAGTGCAATATGtatcatatctatatatatatatataaaagatagcATTGTTACATATTTATAGAAGATTATAAATTTGCTTTTGACCAAATGGTTTGTCCTGTTCTTCGCTTTCTCAttcaaatattcaataaaaattattttatttttaacgtgtCTTACGAGCAAAATATACTCTTGTttgaatatcaatttattatattacgtatacgtcatatatcgtttatttatattatggtagtacacatataaattttatatcaattaaataaatttaaaataaattttttttttcttttttttttttatttctattgccTCTTAGACAAAGTATCCTTCCTGCGTttgttaatgaataaatatattttttaattataattatttatatatcttcataGATTTACTCGCATGATTTAAACAGAAAACTGACTTACCGACGTTAGAAACTAGGTCggttaagaaggaaaaataatgttacGTATGATCGGTAGTTAAATGAAATCTGGTGCTGTGCTGTGCgtatacacgcgcgcgcgcgcgtatgtgtgtgtgtgtgtgtgtatgtgtaagtatacatcaattataatacatttttatatattgttatttttttatttatttgaaatcgatcatttttgataataaaaatgtacatcgactttcttttttctttcttttctttttttctttttatggaagatccaaaatctttttaataattaattgtttcgtttaaatatgtatatatatgagcgattcaaaagttcttagatgatttaaaatatcaattcaattttttttcgatactttttggactaataataatttttctttcaaattataaaacaacaagtagaaaagaatttttattcgatctatCGTATTacacgttttatttatattttttaattatatacttatataattattaattaagaaaaataatttttctactaatacatttttcatttaattctatgaattttcattgacgaatatataaaattcgatcagtcaatttttcatcaataacttttcatcgtttcttcattcggatatttctttctttttttttttttttttttttaacgaacgccgttaaggaaaaattttccaatgtTGTAGTTTCTTATTCAAATATGAATGGAATTAACGTGTAAATGGCAAAAGGGTAATTACCAGTTATAACAGCGAGCGAGTATAACGTTGACTTTAAATTGAAAGATTGGTATGTTCTTGTAAAGGAAACTATATATCCTTACAGCTAGTACAACGTAATAAATTGAGATatacgtttttatcttttgtaatATGTCATTAACCAGTCGtaaaaattagagaaaaaagaaaaaagaaaaaaaaaaaaaaatgaagaatgtctctttctctctctctctctctctctctcacacacacacactctctctctctctctctctatctttatctctttttcttcgttctatctgtcctttttttctttctctcataaaaTCGAAGGTAcaacatatacgtatacgtcaAGGCAGTCAAAGCCTCGTTTGCTTTCATGTGTTCAAAACGGTTATGTTAGATAAACGAGTGATAATCGTCAATTAACGCTCCATACGAGATACGAGACTGGATTTCCTATGGACGAATAAGTGTCATGCAAGAGGCATTATCGGGCAATATATATAGCTcatcataaattataaatttccttttatttatatcctcAGAGTTTTAACTtaagatatatagataaaataatctatCATTGTAAGTCATTCTATGTTAATTTACATGTCATCGTTatcttcatcgttattattttcagtaTCGTCATCATTGACATTTTTCAACGAGTATCAACCCGTCGAACCATCAAAGGTGGAttttgataaaagaagaagaaaaaaaaaaaataaaacaaatcgaaagatttaattaacatCTTCTATGTACttgtaacatatttttatcgatccatTCGATCGTCATATGCTTTAATTATTCGACAAtctatcaatgaaataaaatagaaattgaattgaaattcgattaaatgaaagatattcttagtgtgaaaaacaaaatatattttttattatttatgtccATGTTAAAAGTTTAaggaaattttcaatatatatatatatatatattaaaatttatatatcatatgtgtatgtgtgtgtgtgtgtatgaaaaatagatagtgtgagatagaaagagaatgtaaaggcattcatattaattatttcacaatgaatttataataaattaatcttgaTTTGTTTTGCTATTTGTAGATCTATCgtatagtgtgtgtgtgtgcgtgtgtgtgtgaacaaatttcgatatacatatgtatgtgtagaaaaatttgtgtaaattatttaaaaaaaaaaatattttcttaattattaattataaatttttgtaaaattaagaaaaatttcgataaagatgtatgaaagagagaaagagtgagatagaggtagaaatagagagatagagatagagagagagagagagaaagagaatgagagagagggaaagagcgTAGGCGTAATTCAGGACAACGTGTTATCTATATTTCAGAGTTCTCCCCACTCCTAGAGTTAGTTATGT encodes the following:
- the LOC124955320 gene encoding ribosomal protein S6 kinase 2 beta isoform X2, with the protein product MPLANLTVPWTEQHVNEKGLEILSDENQEETMITQENLIESRSNGCSESHEIEVREVVRDGHEKADPSHFELLKVLGQGSFGKVFLVRKVVGKDNGTLYAMKVLKKATLKVRDRVRTKMERNILVDVEHPFIVRLHYAFQTEGKLYLILDFLKGGDLFTRLSKEVMFTEEDVKFYLAELALALDHIHKLGIIYRDLKPENILLDTEGHISLTDFGLSKQSLDNSKAYSFCGTIEYMAPEIVNRKGHSYAADWWSFGILLFEMLTGALPFQGANRKETMTQILKAKLIMPSNISLEARALLRVLFKRNPANRLGSGSVEEIKNHIFFGTIDWDALYRKEIRPPFKPAVSQEDDAFYFDSEFTCKTPKDSPAVPPSANAHELFRGFSFVAPCLLEDHTKTPEYKNCDSISNTFPAYVNPILVTDEYEFKQEIGKGTYSTVYLAVHKATKTEYAIKVIEKAKRDPSEEIEILLRYGRHPHIVSLRTVHEDDRRVYLVLELLRGGELLDRLLQRRNFTEREAAEVIYTITSVVHYLHENGVVHRDLKPSNILFSKPGGDPSTLCICDLGFAKQLRAENGLLMTPCYTANFVAPEVLKRQGYDTACDIWSLGVLLYIMLAGYTPFRNSPGDSATDILDHIGPGYIDVESGVWCQISMEAKELVKRMLHVDPNRRPTAALILKYPWIANRHHLPQKMLPDISTDPHSLKMAVAATYKAMSNSPRLPHIGPVVLSELARRRTQGKPGPTEI
- the LOC124955320 gene encoding ribosomal protein S6 kinase 2 beta isoform X1, which produces MPLANLTVPWTEQHVNEKQGLEILSDENQEETMITQENLIESRSNGCSESHEIEVREVVRDGHEKADPSHFELLKVLGQGSFGKVFLVRKVVGKDNGTLYAMKVLKKATLKVRDRVRTKMERNILVDVEHPFIVRLHYAFQTEGKLYLILDFLKGGDLFTRLSKEVMFTEEDVKFYLAELALALDHIHKLGIIYRDLKPENILLDTEGHISLTDFGLSKQSLDNSKAYSFCGTIEYMAPEIVNRKGHSYAADWWSFGILLFEMLTGALPFQGANRKETMTQILKAKLIMPSNISLEARALLRVLFKRNPANRLGSGSVEEIKNHIFFGTIDWDALYRKEIRPPFKPAVSQEDDAFYFDSEFTCKTPKDSPAVPPSANAHELFRGFSFVAPCLLEDHTKTPEYKNCDSISNTFPAYVNPILVTDEYEFKQEIGKGTYSTVYLAVHKATKTEYAIKVIEKAKRDPSEEIEILLRYGRHPHIVSLRTVHEDDRRVYLVLELLRGGELLDRLLQRRNFTEREAAEVIYTITSVVHYLHENGVVHRDLKPSNILFSKPGGDPSTLCICDLGFAKQLRAENGLLMTPCYTANFVAPEVLKRQGYDTACDIWSLGVLLYIMLAGYTPFRNSPGDSATDILDHIGPGYIDVESGVWCQISMEAKELVKRMLHVDPNRRPTAALILKYPWIANRHHLPQKMLPDISTDPHSLKMAVAATYKAMSNSPRLPHIGPVVLSELARRRTQGKPGPTEI
- the LOC124955320 gene encoding ribosomal protein S6 kinase alpha-3 isoform X3, with product MPLANLTVPWTEQHVNEKQGLEILSDENQEETMITQENLIESRSNGCSESHEIEVREVVRDGHEKADPSHFELLKVLGQGSFGKVFLVRKVVGKDNGTLYAMKVLKKATLKVRDRVRTKMERNILVDVEHPFIVRLHYAFQTEGKLYLILDFLKGGDLFTRLSKEVMFTEEDVKFYLAELALALDHIHKLGIIYRDLKPENILLDTEGHISLTDFGLSKQSLDNSKAYSFCGTIEYMAPEIVNRKGHSYAADWWSFGILLFEMLTGALPFQGANRKETMTQILKAKLIMPSNISLEARALLRVLFKRNPANRLGSGSVEEIKNHIFFGTIDWDALYRKEIRPPFKPAVSQEDDAFYFDSEFTCKTPKDSPAVPPSANAHELFRGFSFVAPCLLEDHTKTPEYKNCDSISNTFPAYVNPILVTDEYEFKQEIGKGTYSTVYLAVHKATKTEYAIKVIEKAKRDPSEEIEILLRYGRHPHIVSLRTVHEDDRRVYLVLELLRGGELLDRLLQRRNFTEREAAEVIYTITSVVHYLHENGVVHRDLKPSNILFSKPGGDPSTLCICDLGFAKQLRAENGLLMTPCYTANFVAPEVLKRQGYDTACDIWSLDTPLSETVQEIVQPIYLIILDLGI
- the LOC124955331 gene encoding tumor suppressor candidate 3, yielding MKSKYYITFLGIVLISLSYVSCQYRTKNSQSSSLAERVQQLTEMAIRRPVIKFNGAKFKEFVKNTPRNYSVIVMFTAMAPQRQCQICRHANDEFTIVANSFRYSQSYSNKLFFASVDFDEGSDVFQMMRLNTAPVYIHFPAKGKPKPADTMDIQRVGFAAEAIAKWISERTDIQINIFRPPNYSGTVTLIMFSVLIGVFLYVRRNNLDLIYNKTIWALGALFFTLTMISGQMWNHIRGPPFIHKSANGNMAYIHGSSQGQFVLETYIVMVLNGAVVLGMILMTEAATRKGDVKKRRIFAVIGFGLVAIFFSLLLSIFKNKAQGYPYRLLFK